The Elusimicrobiota bacterium sequence GGCCCACCCGCTTCCGCCCGCCGGAAGCGTCGAGGGAGAAACCCGGCCACGTCCTGGCCTGGGCGCCGGACTGAACATTCTCCTCGATCCGTGCGCTCTCGGACCCCAGCAGAGGGTTGTCGCGAAGGGCGAGGGACACGAGCTCTGATAGCGAGAAATTGGACGGGGGGACGTTCTCCGACCCCGCGACCACGCGGGCCGGAACCGCGCCAACGCAAAAACCGGCCATGGAAATAAAAATAAAAAAACGCTTAAAAAATCGAAATCGTTTCATGCGATACTCCTTCAACGAATATGACGACGAGAGGGGATGCCCCCTTTGGCACGGACGAATGTCCACCGGACGAATGTCCGTGGGGGAGCGTTCAATAGTGGAAAAATTATTTAGGAGGACGTTTTGGGAGGACGAAAGAGGGACTTATCGAACAGGTGCTGAACGAAGAGAGGCCTCAAGACAGGAGCGTGATTTAAAGAAAGAACCGCTGGCCTCGCGGCCAAGCCGGCCGAGGGAAGAACGTTGTGGTTGTGGCAAAGAACGCCGCAGGAAACTCCGTGTGACGTATCTTTCGAGCAATCGAGATCAAAGCTTTCCACCGCGACATTATGGGCGATGAAAAGACAGACAAGAAGAGAAACCCATTTCCACATGACTCAATTTATACCAGAAAATGAAACGTCCGGCAATTCGCCCCGTTGGAATTTCAGAAATTGACACCCTCTGGTAGGTTTGTCAGAATCTTCTTGTGAGTAGAATGAATTTTCCGTAAAGGCAAAAAGAATCGGGCCGCATGAAATCCCCCCCCTAAATGTTTGTAGGTTGGGGGGAAATCCCGGTTAACAATGGAAGACCAACCGCGCGGCAATGTCGAAGGTGATACCGACGAATCCCTGATGAGACAGTTTCAATCGGGGGACGGGGTCGCCTTTGAAATTTTATTCGACCGATATTCCACCCACCTGATTAATTTCGCCCACCGATTTTTATTTTCCCGAGAAGAATCCGAAGACGCGGCCCAAGAAGTCCTCCTACGTATTCATGGCGCGAGGGACCGCTACGATTCTTCCCGCCCCTTTCGTCCCTGGTTATTTTCGATTGCCTCACGTTTGATCTCCAACCGTCTGCGCCAGAAAAAACGCCATCCCCTGGTTTCTCTTTTCCATTCCGCCGATGAGGGGGGTGACGAATCGATCCCCCTTGACGTGCCGGACCGATGGGATTCGGGCCCGGAGCAGATCGTCGAGAAACACCATTTGGCCGCACACATTCAATCTGTCCTTTCCCGGTTGCCGGGGAATCAGCATACGGCGGTGGTCCTCGCCCGGTTTGAAGAAATGTCCAATGAGGAGATCGCCCAAACCATGGGGATTTCGGTGTCATCCGTAAAATCCCTCCTCTTTCGCGCCCGTCAAACATTAAAAAACGATCTGAAACAATTTATTCCAAATCATCCCGTTCCCCCAAAAACTACCGCAACTTTTTAAAGCCTGCGGTGTATAGAGGGGTGAAGGAGCGAAACCATGAACTGTAAAAATGCGGTCAAAGCGCTACCGGAATACCTTGATCTCACCCTTGGCAAAGACGAAGCTTTGGGGGTCCGAGACCATTTGGCACTTTGCCCAGAATGCAGAGAGCAAGCCCGCCTGTTCTCGTCCAGTTGGGAAATGCTTGATGTTCTTGAAACTGTCCAGCCGTCCGCCTATTTCCGCGCGCACTTTTGGGAACGGGTGCGCGAACAGGAAACCCGGGCCTGGGGCCGCACAGGCCTTTTCTCAAGATTTCCTTTAGCCCCAGCGCTGGCCGGGTTCTTTGTCCTATGGTTATTGGGAGTCGCCGGAGGGGCCCACCTGTTTAAACTCCGCCATCGAACGGTCACGACAACGGAAATCGCATTGAATCGATTCCTCTCGCCCTACCCACAAAATTCTGTTGAACACATTTTCCAAGAAGGACGAACGCCCGGGGGGAACGTATGACGATAAAACGCTTGACTCTATGGAGCGCGGGGGCTCTCGCTGTGTTGGCCATCGCCCTGGGCTCCACTTACATGATGTTGACTTGTTGCCGCGCTCATCCGACGGTAAAATCGTTGGACATGACCGGCGCCCACCGTTGGATCCACCAGCTCCATTTGTCAGAGGAACAAAAAACGAACCTCATCCCGTTGGAAACCTCCTTGCAGAAGGACTTAGAACCTCTCCAAATGAAACTGGCAGACGCCCGGGTGGCTCTGTGCGGTGTGTTAGGGGATGACAATGCCGACGAAAACCAGGTAGACCGCTACGTGGACCAGGTGGCAGATTTAGAATCTCAACAACAACATCGGATTGTGCGGCATCTTTGGGAAATGCGTTCTGTTTTAACGCCAGAACAAAGGAAATCGTTTTTCACTTCCTTAACACAAGCAGTCTGCGAAAACTGCCTGGTTCCGCCCCCGGCATCTCAACCTAAAGCACATAGAAGGAGAGGATCATGAGCATGTGGAAAATACGGATGATTGGCATGTTGTCGGTGGTAGTCGTGGGGGGGGCTGTGTTTGGGGCATCGCCCACAACCCAAAGGGGGCACGCGGATGACCCCGTCCTTCCCGAGGGCCGTTATTCGGCGAAGGCCAAATCACTGGTGTGTGGTGGGTGCGCTGAAGCTATAGAGAAGGCGATGGGCGGTGTCCCTGGCATCGCAACCGTCACGGTGGACGCCAAAACGGGCGTCGTGGGGTTTACCGTTAATAAGGGGGCCTCTGTTGCGTGGTCCGATTTGCAAACGGTCTTGAAAGCGGCATCGGACCAAATGGGAATGGGGGCGGACTATCGCTTGTCGGATTTCCAAATCGCTTTATCCACAACGAACACGTCCACCGGAAAGAAAATCAGGGCGGCCTGTTGCCTTCCTCACCCGTAAGGAGTCTAACTCAAGGTGGGAAGGGCCATCATTTTTTGCAGTAGAGCATTATCGTTCAGAGCAGTTCAAAATACTTAGGAGGAATCAAACCATGAAAAGACTCAAAAGCGCCATTCTTGGCGTGGGTATCATTGCGGGGGTTTTGGGGTTTGCGCCGCAACTGTTCGCCGACGCTACCAGTCACTTAGAAAAGGCGGCGGCTTACGAACAGAAAGCCACCGACCTGGACGCGGTGATTGCCGAGCACAAGGCCATGGAGAAAGCGGGAATGACGGATAAAACACCGGCGTCCACCCGGCAGAAGATGGAGAAGCACTGCGACGCCATCATTGCCGCCACGACAAAACTGCAAAGCGAATACCGTTCCTTCGCCGCTTGGCACAAACTGCAAGCGAACGAAGAAAAGGGGAAGTAACCGTCTTCGGAGAGGCCCGCTTCCCGTTTATTTCGAGAAGCGGGCCTCTCCGTTGATTTGCAATCTTTTACAGGAGGAAAAACAATGGGAAAGTTTGTCATCGCCGGGCTCGGCGCCCTGTCGTTTGTCTTGCCCCTGGCCGCGCACGAACATGGGATGCACGACGAGATGATGGAAAAAATGGAAATGAAAGACACCGCGACGCCCGCCTCGGTCAGCGTCAAAGGGGAGATCGTCGATATGGTGTGTTATCTCGACCACGGGGCCACCGGCGCCAAGCACGCGGAATGCGCCAAAACATGCATTACAAGCGGGCTTCCCGTGGGACTCAAGACGGAGGACGGAAAACTTTACTTGTTGGTCGGCGAACATAAGCCGATCAATTCGTCACTCGCCGACCTCGCCGCTAAGACCGTCACCGTCAAGGGTAAGCTCGTGAGTCGTGACGGGATCAGCATGATTGAGAACGCCGAAATCACCCAGTAATTCATCATGGGTGACCTCTCTCTCATCCTCCACCACTTGAAACAACCGGAGTACCTCCACGTCGTGCTAAACCATTGGCCCGTGGAGGGCCTCGCGGCTGGGGCCTTCGCCTTGGCGTGGGGCCTTCTGGCCAAATCGAAGGAGGGTCGAAGAGGGGCGCTATGTTGGCTTGTTCTCATGGGCGTTATGTCATGGGTGGCGATTCATTTCGGGGAAAAGGGGTACGACCGGGTCTATGCCATGTCCAATGGCGACGCCCAAGCGTGGCTGGATCTTCACGTGGCCCGTGCCGAGCGTTTCGAGGGCCTTTTTACTTTGACGACTTTTTCAGCCCTGGCCGCCCTCGCCGCGTCGTGGAAACGTCCCGTTTGGGAAAAAAGAGTGTCTTGGCTCACACTGTTTTTCTCCATCGCCTCTTTCGCCGCGTCCGGGTGGATTGCTCAGGCCGGCGGTCAAATCCGACACTCCGAGTTTCGGGACGCCCCACCATCCGTGGCCACTCCCCATCCCCCAAACGAAAAAAGATGAAACCATCGATCGCGGAAAGCATGAGGAGATCCCCATGAAAGATCACGTCTGTTGCACAATCGTGTCCAAACCTCCTCCGACGCCGGAGGGGCAGGACGCAAAATTTAATCCCGAAATGATCCCGGGGGGTGTCGACGGTAAGTACACGTGCCCCATGCACCCCGAGATTATCCAGAACGGGCCTGGAACTTGCCCAAAGTGCGGGATGTCGTTGGAGCCCATGGCCGTTTCGGCGGAGGAAAAGCCGGATCCGGAGCTGGCGGACATGACGCGACGGATGTGGGTGGGGGCCCTCTTGAGCCTGCCCCTTTTCCTATCGGCCATGGGTGAGATGGCCGTTCCAGGCTTGCACCATTTTTTCGCCGGGTCCGCCGGACGGGTCTGGGGTTGGGCCCAGTTCCTGCTGGCCACGCCTGTGGTCCTGTGGGGTGGGGCGCCCTTCTTCGCCCGAGGGTGGAAGTCCATCCATAACCGCAGCCCCAACATGTTCACCCTGATCTCCTTGGGGACGGGCGTCGCTTATCTGTACAGCCTCATCGCTGTTTTCTTTCCGGGGATATTCCCGGACACCTTCCGGGATACAAGCGGGCGCGTGGCTCATTATTTCGAGGCGGCGGCCGTCATCGTCACCCTGGTGCTCCTGGGGCAGGTGCTGGAACTCCGCGCCCGGCAGCGGACATCCGAGGCCATCAAGAAGCTGCTGAACCTATCGCCCAAGACGGCCCGGCGCCTCTTGGCGGACGGACGTGAGGAAGACATTTCGTTGGCGTCGGTCCAAAAGGGTGATTGCTTGCGCGTGCGGCCGGGGGAAAACTTGCCGACGGACGGGATCGTGACGGAAGGGCGGAGCGCAGTGGACGAGGCCATGGTCACGGGGGAACCGCTCCCCGTAGAGAAGACCCCGGGCGACCGCGTCACAGGCGGTACGGTGAACGGTACCGGAAGCCTGGTGATCCGGGCCGAGCGGGTAGGTGCCGAGACGCTCCTTTCCCGTATCGTGCGGATGGTGTCGGAGGCCCAGCGGAGCCGGGCCCCCATCCAGGGTCTGGCGGACAGGGTATCGGCCGTCTTCGTGCCGGTGGTGGTGGGCGTGGCGGTAATCTCTTTCATCCTCTGGGCGGTGTTCGGTCCCATGCCACGGATGGTTCATGCCTTGATTGCCGCAGTGTCCGTCCTCATCATCGCCTGTCCTTGCGCCCTGGGACTAGCCACACCCATATCCATTATGGTGGGTGTGGGACGAGGGGCCCTGGAAGGGGTTCTCATCCGGAGCGCTGAGTCGTTGGAGAGGATGGAAAAAATCGACGTGTTGGTGGTTGACAAAACGGGGACTTTGACCGAGGGAAAACCCCGCGTCGTTTCCGTGGTTCCTGCGGACGGACGGGACGAACGGTCGCTCTTGGCCTTGGCCGCCGGTTTGGAGAAGGGCAGCGAGCACCCGCTCGCGTCGGCGATCCTAAAAGCCGCCGAGGAAAAGGGCGCGGCGCCCCTCCCCGTAGATGATTTCGCCTCCGTGACGGGCAAAGGCGTGCGTGGAAAAACGAAAGACGTTGTGGTGGCCCTGGGGAACAGTGCGCTCATGAAGGACTTAAACATTTCCCTGGGGAGCTGGGAGGAAAAGGCGGGGGCCTCGCGGCAGAAAGGGCAGACGGTCATGTTCCTGTCAGAGGGGGGCCAACTGGCCGGTTTCATCGGCGTGGCCGACACCGTGAAGAAGTCCACACCGGAAGCTTTGGACCTGCTTCACCGCATGGGCGTGCGTGTGCTTTTGGCCACGGGCGACAATGAGGCCACCGCTCGAGCGGTGGCGCGAGAGTTGGGGATCAACGATGTACGGGCGAGCGTCCTGCCTGAAACGAAAGCGGAGATCATCAAGGAATTGAAACGTCAGGGTCACGTCGTCGCCATGGCGGGGGACGGCGTCAACGATGCGCCCGCCCTGGCTTTGGCGGACGTGGGAATCGCCATGGGGACGGGCACGGACGTGGCCATGGAATCCGCAGGGGTAACGCTACTGAAAGGCGACCTGCGCGGCATCGCCAAAGCCCGCCGCCTTTCCCGTTCTGTCATGAGGAACATTCGGCAGAACCTTTTTTTCGCCTTCATTTACAATGCCCTGGGGGTGCCCGTGGCGGCGGGGTTGCTTTACCCGTTCTTCGGTCTCCTGCTTTCCCCGATGATCGCGGCGGCGGCCATGAGTTTCAGTTCCGTTTCCGTCATTCTCAACGCGCTCCGATTGAGAAATACGCCTCTTTAAAACCGCGCCTCTGCTTTTACAAGGAGCGCCTAGTTATTAGGGGACAATTTAACGAAGATAAGGTGGAGTGAACTTATCCGGCGGTTTCGCTTCTGTCTCCGACCAGAAAAATATTTTCGGGGGACATCATGAAGTCGAGGGCGTTCGCATGGGAAGACGTCATCCTAGCCGTGGCCGCCCTTTCATGGCTCGCGGCTAGGGCGCGGATGGAACTGTTCCATTATTTCGTGCAGGCCGTCATGGCGGTGGCGCTCATCATCGGGATACGCCGGGGCTAAGCGCGGCGTTGTGGCGTTCGGCGTTCGTTTCGGTTCTCGTGGCGTTGGTCGGGTTTCGGCACGGACTCTCCGCCCGGGAGCTGACGGCGGATTTTGTCTCCGTGGCGGGGTGTGGCCTTCTGGCGGGATTTTTGGGCGACGGCCAGCGCCGCGCCCGCGAAGCGCTGACCGAAAGTTTCCGAAGGACGCTTGAAGCCCTCTCCCGCGCCCTGGAGGCCCGGGACCCCTACACCGAAGGACACTCCCGCCGAACGGCCCTCTATGCCGACGCCATCGCGGAAGTGTTGGGTCTAGGCCGGGAGTCCCGAGAGCGATTGCGTTGGGCGGCCCTCCTTCACGATCTGGGAAAAATCGGTGTTCCCGACGCCCTGCTACACAAGAATGGCGGATTTACACCAGAGGAGCGCGTCCGGATGGAGGCCCACTCCCTGATTGGCGCCGGGATCATCGAGGGGTTGCCATTTCTCAAGGATGCCGCCCTTATGGTGCGCTCCCATCACGAGCGGTTTGACGGCGCGGGCCGCCCGGACGGCCTGGCCGGAGAGGCTATCCCCCTGGAAACCCGCGTCCTCACCGTGGCTGACGCACTGGACGCCCTCACGACCGATCGTCCTTACCGCAAAGCCACCGGCTGGGCAGAATCCATCCGAGAGTTAGAGAAAGAATCCGGTATGCGCTTTGACCCTTCGGTCTTGGCCACTCTTAAACACCTACCACTCAACGGAACAATGGTTGGCGCGGGGCTACCGTCGACAGCGTACGGAACAGAAATTTCCAGCCCTCGTGGACGGAAATAGTCGGTCACCTAAAATTTTTGGGTTAAGAAAGGAGCTCATCTTTTACGGCTTCTTCGATGATATGGCGAACCGTTTTTTGAATGGAAAGCTCTTTCATAAAGGCACGATGTCGAAGTTTCTTGTGGGTTTCCACCGAAAGATGGATGAGCAGAGCTTTACCCAGGCCCTTTCCCTTGTAAAAACCGAATCCACTCCGTTTGTCGTATTTTATCTTTCTCACGGAGGTAACATACCAGAAATAAACCCATTGACAAATAGAACTGATAGCAGTTATACTAAATAAGGGTTTGGTGAATTTGAACCCCAGGGGAGGTTTCCATGACAGCGAACAACGATCCACGCGCCGTTGGGAGGGAGGGAATGGTTCGGAGCAACGGACTAGAAATTTCAGTCATTATACGTGACGTTCGACCCAGAGCGAGCTATTTTGATTTTAATTGAGCCAACTGCAGGCCAGGGAATGATCTGGATTGAGAGTGACAAAGTCATGATTGTTGGATAAAAAAAAGTGGGGAGGTTGCCAAGAATCGCTTAGTAGCAAAACCGGCGATCCTGGTCGCTAAGACTCATTGGCAGACCAAGACATGTCCCAAAAGCGGGGGCCTGGTGCCCACGGTCCCCGTGTGCACCCAAGCCCCCAACGACGGGACGCTGTTTAACGGCAAGGAAGAGGAATACTTAATATGCGCGCGGGAAGAAAGGGCGAAGCCGATAGGTGACCGGCGGGCCGGGAGGTGGAGCCCCGCAGAGCGGGGCCGGGGCGGAAGCGGGGCGCGGCCTCTGGCCGCGCGGCTTTTCCCGTGGACCGGAGCTGGAAACGTCGGAACCGGAGGCAGAAGTTGCGGCGCGTTTGATGACCGAGCCGAGGGAGGCGAGGGCGCCGTGTGCCAGTGGCACACGGTTGGCGCGGGCCGAACAGGCCCTGGGCCCGAAGGGCTGGTTGGAGGACGCTAGTCCGGAAACCATGCGCCGCGACGGGCGTTCGTTCGGAGCAATGATTTTCCGCAAACCGGGCGGGAAACATATCTCCGCGACCGACGAAATAACCGTCAGCGGGTTTCCGTTCCCCAACCGGAGCAAGGGGCGGAATCGCTCCGGCGGAACGATTCCACCGGAGCTCAGCGGGGCGCGGCCAAAAGGCCGCGCGGCTTTCCTGTGGATCGGGGCGGAAAACGTCGGAACCGGAGGCAGGAGTTGCGGCGCGTTTAATGCGCCGCGACGGGCGTTCGTCCAGCGCAAGGATTTCCCGAAAATCGGAGCTGGGAACATATCTCTCGCGATCGACGAAATAACCGTTAGCAGGTTTCCGTTCCCCTACCGAAGCAATGGGCGGAAGCGGTCCGGCGGGAACAAATCAACCGGAGCTTAGCGGGGCGCGGCCAAAAGGCCGCGCGGCTTCTCCGTGGACCGGAGCTGGAAACGTCGGATGAGGCAGGAGTTGCGGCGCGTTTAATGCGCCGCGACGGGCGTTCGTCCAGCGCGCGGATTGTCCGCAAACCGGAGCGGGAAACATATCTCCCGCGACCGACGAAATAACCGTCAGCGGGTTTCCGTTCCCCGACCGGAGCAATGGGCGGAACCGCTCCGCCAGAACGAATCCACCGGAGCCAGCGGGGCGCGGCCAGAAAGGCCGCGCGGCTTTTCCTGTGGATCGGGGCGGAAACGTCGGATTCGGAGGCAGGAGTTGCGGCGCGTTTAATGCGCCGCGACGGGCGTTCTTTCAGCGCGGGTTTCTTCGCGTGTTGGGTTGCCCGCTTGTCACCCCAACGGCAGACGAATCAATCGTCAGCGTTTAACAGGCGCGCAGTCCGCCGCCGTGGGTGGCCTGGCGAACAGTCGTCTTCATCCACCGAAAGAGGAGCGGTCCCCATTCTTTCCCGTCCAGCGATTCAACCAAGGTCCGAGCTTCCTCCCCGGCCCGAAATTGCTGGGGCTCTTCTTTTGTGGCGGGGTCTGTTTTCGATGAAGAGGAAAGTCGCTTGGGTTCTCGGTGGCCGGTGGTTCGAGCGCGGACACCGTGGCCCCCGCCAGGTCAAAGGCCGGGGCTTGTCCTGCTTACTGTCCCATTCATTGGACGTGAACGTGGAGAGAACAGCGGTGCGGTGTGGCGCCCGCATAGCGGGCACAAATTGAGGCTAAAAAAAATGCAGCCCGCGCTTCCCGGCCCCTCCGAAGTCAAACGCGCCCACCCTCTCTGTGCAACCCGGATCATAGGTAACACTTTAGACCGGGCACATGGGTGACAGTTTTACTGAATCAAAAGGTTGCAATTGTTTGTTCGACGCATCGTACATCGCCAAAGGAACAGGGCCAAAATGAATCGTCCACCGATCGTTATCGACACGACGCAAACCCACCTGCTCGCCGATCAACGCTTCGCCTCACATACAAAGTCGCCACCCCATTTGATCTCGCCGTTGGACCTCACGCGCCGGACTTCGACCCGTTTCCGTATTCCAGCTCCGGGAGCTTCAGCGGATAGGTTCTTTCCGACGGACGATAAATCCGAGCGGGCGTTGCCATTCCCAAAGATTCATGGGGCCGCTCGTCATTGAACTCCTTTCGGAAAACGCAAAACGATCCTTGTTGCGCCATGCTGTTTTCTCCGGCGGGTTTACCGTCGCCTCCGCCAAACTTCGATGCATTCTCTCGTGGCACCCATTTTCTTCCGGATGGCCGGGTCGAATGCGCTCAGGAATGATCCTCAGCCGAATCCACCACACCGACAACCGCGACAGCCCGCCCAATCCCACGCTGGCGAACGGCGGTCCGTTATCCGATCGAATCGCCCAGGGCAGACCGAACTCCCGAAAAGCCGCTTCGAACCAGGGACGAACGTTGTCTCCCGTCGTCGATGTCAGCGCCCGGCACTCGATCAAATAACGACTTGCCAGGTCCGTAATCGTCAGCGGATCCACCCGGCCGCCGTCCCGTGTTCGGAACCATCCCTTGAAATCCGTAGCCCATACGTCGTTGGGGCGGCAAGCCGGAGCGCACATTCCCTGCGAAAATCGGCGTTCGTTTTCGGCGGCGTGGCGGTTTCGTCAGCCCGTGGCGCTTCAGAATCGCTCCCGCTGTGCTCACCGCCGGCCAAATCTCGTTTGGCCGGATTTCCTAGCCGATGGACCAATTTGCGCGGCCCCCAATGCGGGTGCTGATGCCGAAACAGAACCAGCCCTTCTTCCGTCAACGCGGGGGTCTGATTGGGATGGCTATGCGTGGCTCGGCTCATCTCCTTCAAACCATCCAATCCATGCGTCTGATACCGTTCAATCCACTTGTACCCAGTTTTTCGACTGATGCCGTAGATCCGGCACAGATCCGTCATGGGCTCTTCATCCTTCAGCCAATCGCCAATGTATTTCAATCGCTCTTCCATGGGGTAGGTCTCTCTCCAGGGCATAGGTGTGTCCCTCCTTGCCCTTTGTTGTACCTGTTACCCATGTGCCCGGTCTATTCTGTTACCAGTGTACCCGGTTTATACCCTCCCTGGCCCTCTCCCGCCAACGGGAGAGGGA is a genomic window containing:
- a CDS encoding sigma-70 family RNA polymerase sigma factor; translated protein: MRQFQSGDGVAFEILFDRYSTHLINFAHRFLFSREESEDAAQEVLLRIHGARDRYDSSRPFRPWLFSIASRLISNRLRQKKRHPLVSLFHSADEGGDESIPLDVPDRWDSGPEQIVEKHHLAAHIQSVLSRLPGNQHTAVVLARFEEMSNEEIAQTMGISVSSVKSLLFRARQTLKNDLKQFIPNHPVPPKTTATF
- a CDS encoding zf-HC2 domain-containing protein, translating into MNCKNAVKALPEYLDLTLGKDEALGVRDHLALCPECREQARLFSSSWEMLDVLETVQPSAYFRAHFWERVREQETRAWGRTGLFSRFPLAPALAGFFVLWLLGVAGGAHLFKLRHRTVTTTEIALNRFLSPYPQNSVEHIFQEGRTPGGNV
- a CDS encoding Spy/CpxP family protein refolding chaperone — its product is MTIKRLTLWSAGALAVLAIALGSTYMMLTCCRAHPTVKSLDMTGAHRWIHQLHLSEEQKTNLIPLETSLQKDLEPLQMKLADARVALCGVLGDDNADENQVDRYVDQVADLESQQQHRIVRHLWEMRSVLTPEQRKSFFTSLTQAVCENCLVPPPASQPKAHRRRGS
- a CDS encoding heavy-metal-associated domain-containing protein — encoded protein: MSMWKIRMIGMLSVVVVGGAVFGASPTTQRGHADDPVLPEGRYSAKAKSLVCGGCAEAIEKAMGGVPGIATVTVDAKTGVVGFTVNKGASVAWSDLQTVLKAASDQMGMGADYRLSDFQIALSTTNTSTGKKIRAACCLPHP
- a CDS encoding copper-translocating P-type ATPase, which produces MKDHVCCTIVSKPPPTPEGQDAKFNPEMIPGGVDGKYTCPMHPEIIQNGPGTCPKCGMSLEPMAVSAEEKPDPELADMTRRMWVGALLSLPLFLSAMGEMAVPGLHHFFAGSAGRVWGWAQFLLATPVVLWGGAPFFARGWKSIHNRSPNMFTLISLGTGVAYLYSLIAVFFPGIFPDTFRDTSGRVAHYFEAAAVIVTLVLLGQVLELRARQRTSEAIKKLLNLSPKTARRLLADGREEDISLASVQKGDCLRVRPGENLPTDGIVTEGRSAVDEAMVTGEPLPVEKTPGDRVTGGTVNGTGSLVIRAERVGAETLLSRIVRMVSEAQRSRAPIQGLADRVSAVFVPVVVGVAVISFILWAVFGPMPRMVHALIAAVSVLIIACPCALGLATPISIMVGVGRGALEGVLIRSAESLERMEKIDVLVVDKTGTLTEGKPRVVSVVPADGRDERSLLALAAGLEKGSEHPLASAILKAAEEKGAAPLPVDDFASVTGKGVRGKTKDVVVALGNSALMKDLNISLGSWEEKAGASRQKGQTVMFLSEGGQLAGFIGVADTVKKSTPEALDLLHRMGVRVLLATGDNEATARAVARELGINDVRASVLPETKAEIIKELKRQGHVVAMAGDGVNDAPALALADVGIAMGTGTDVAMESAGVTLLKGDLRGIAKARRLSRSVMRNIRQNLFFAFIYNALGVPVAAGLLYPFFGLLLSPMIAAAAMSFSSVSVILNALRLRNTPL
- a CDS encoding HD-GYP domain-containing protein, encoding MWRSAFVSVLVALVGFRHGLSARELTADFVSVAGCGLLAGFLGDGQRRAREALTESFRRTLEALSRALEARDPYTEGHSRRTALYADAIAEVLGLGRESRERLRWAALLHDLGKIGVPDALLHKNGGFTPEERVRMEAHSLIGAGIIEGLPFLKDAALMVRSHHERFDGAGRPDGLAGEAIPLETRVLTVADALDALTTDRPYRKATGWAESIRELEKESGMRFDPSVLATLKHLPLNGTMVGAGLPSTAYGTEISSPRGRK
- a CDS encoding transposase family protein: MCAPACRPNDVWATDFKGWFRTRDGGRVDPLTITDLASRYLIECRALTSTTGDNVRPWFEAAFREFGLPWAIRSDNGPPFASVGLGGLSRLSVWWIRLRIIPERIRPGHPEENGCHERMHRSLAEATVNPPEKTAWRNKDRFAFSERSSMTSGPMNLWEWQRPLGFIVRRKEPIR
- a CDS encoding helix-turn-helix domain containing protein, with amino-acid sequence MPWRETYPMEERLKYIGDWLKDEEPMTDLCRIYGISRKTGYKWIERYQTHGLDGLKEMSRATHSHPNQTPALTEEGLVLFRHQHPHWGPRKLVHRLGNPAKRDLAGGEHSGSDSEAPRADETATPPKTNADFRRECALRLAAPTTYGLRISRDGSEHGTAAGWIR